The Coffea arabica cultivar ET-39 chromosome 3c, Coffea Arabica ET-39 HiFi, whole genome shotgun sequence genome contains a region encoding:
- the LOC113734647 gene encoding uncharacterized protein, whose product MGSKAILLLCLLAAVLMIASEVTARDLAENTNAAEKSTEGLEESKYYGGGGGGGRGCYGRGCGGGGGGGCYHGCCGGGGGYGYGHGGCRCCTYAGEPKDAGYTEPETKPQN is encoded by the exons atgggtTCCAAGGCAATTCTCCTCCTATGCCTTTTAGCAGCAGTTCTGATGATTGCCTCAGAGGTGACAGCCAGGGATTTGGCCGAAAATA CCAATGCAGCAGAGAAGAGTACTGAAGGCCTGGAAGAATCCAAGTACTAtggcggtggtggtggtggtggacgCGGTTGTTATGGACGCggttgtggtggtggtggtggtggtggttgttACCATGGTTGCTGTGGTGGCGGCGGCGGCTATGGCTACGGACATGGAGGCTGCAGATGCTGCACATATGCTGGTGAGCCAAAGGACGCCGGTTACACTGAGCCAGAAACCAAACCGCAAAACTAA